Proteins encoded in a region of the Quercus lobata isolate SW786 chromosome 8, ValleyOak3.0 Primary Assembly, whole genome shotgun sequence genome:
- the LOC115957650 gene encoding septum-promoting GTP-binding protein 1-like, with the protein MTQHGQQLAQLSLRRRIHRRLLILRRWFRRVLNQILRCPPLKKPIRYRMLARGTVTSSSIGTPEGGFASVENENVTPVYHHHSHDKDSDLVALKISLLGDYQIGKTSFLVKYVGEEQEALQNKGLNMMDKTLLVGGARISYCIWEVEGDKMSRDHIPAACKDSVAMLFMFDLTSRCTLNNIIKWHQEARKWNQTAIPVLIGTKFDEFIQLPIDLQWTIASQARKLAKALNATLFFSSATYNINVNKIFKFITAKLFDLPWTVERNLTVGEPIIDF; encoded by the exons atgacaCAACATGGCCAACAATTAGCTCAACTCAGCCTTAGGAGGAGGATTCATCGTCGCCTTTTAATCCTCCGGCGATGGTTTCGACGTGTGTTGAATCAAATTCTCAGATGTCCCCCCCTAAAGAAACCAATCCGGTACCGCATGCTAGCACGTGGCACGGTGACATCTTCATCTATAGGCACCCCAGAGGGTGGCTTTGCTTCTGTGGAGAATGAGAATGTGACACCCGTGTATCATCATCATAGCCATGACAAGGACTCGGATTTGGTTGCCTTGAAGATAAGTCTTTTGGGTGATTACCAAATTGGAAAGACTAGTTTCctg GTGAAGTATGTAGGGGAAGAACAGGAAGCCCTGCAAAATAAAGGACTAAATATGATGGATAAAACATTATTGGTTGGAGGTGCACGTATTTCTTATTGTATTTGGGAAGTAGAAG GTGATAAAATGTCTCGAGATCACATTCCTGCTGCTTGCAAGGACTCTGTTGCAATGTTGTTCATGTTTGATCTAACAAGTCGGTGTACGTTAAATAa TATCATAAAGTGGCATCAAGAAGCAAGAAAATGGAATCAG ACTGCAATTCCTGTTTTAATTGGAACAAAGTTTGATGAATTCATCCAACTCCCCATAGATTTGCAATGGACGATCGCAAGTCAG GCAAGAAAATTAGCAAAGGCCCTCAATGCAacccttttcttttcaagtGCAACCTACAACATCAACGTGAATAAGATCTTCAAGTTCATCACTGCAAAGCTCTTTGACCTACCATGGACTGTGGAGAGGAATTTGACTGTGGGAGAGCCCATTATTGATTTTTAG
- the LOC115954965 gene encoding uncharacterized protein LOC115954965: protein MSETRPVPRRESPWGLPEGDNRQPKAHRCNDRAEDVIQACFEGNPFSTVPGPFKLFWRCMRSKPGEEPTEPYTYLQLDPPKREVKLE, encoded by the exons atGAGCGAGACGAGACCAGTGCCGAGGAGAGAGAGCCCATGGGGATTGCCAGAAGGGGATAATCGTCAACCAAAGGCCCATCGATGCAATGACCGAGCCGAGGATGTCATCCAA GCTTGTTTTGAGGGAAACCCGTTTAGTACAGTTCCAGGACCTTTCAAGCTCTTCTGGCGATGCATGCGTTCTAAACCTGG GGAGGAACCGACAGAACCATATACCTATTTGCAGTTGGATcccccaaaaagagaggtgaaACTTGAGTAA